The following are from one region of the Staphylococcus schleiferi genome:
- a CDS encoding NAD-dependent epimerase/dehydratase family protein — protein sequence MKKIFVTGATGLIGMKLTQRLIQEGYEVAGFTTSQNGKARLEQLGAKAWIGNILEPKTIEPALRDFKPDVIMHQITDLKNVDMSANTKVRVEGTRNLVDLALKYNIQHIISQSLAFMYAPGASLADEQTALDTESSGDRKITVDGVIGLEKESQRLSHAVILRYGMMYGEGTWYGKGGMIYNQFKAGKAQVSKGVTSFVHIEDTVEAAVAALTLEPGIYNITDDEPVGGEEWANWYAQQLQVSPEIEFFPAQPFERGASNQKYKAHQGTLRYPSWRDGMVIDEN from the coding sequence ATGAAAAAGATATTCGTCACAGGCGCAACTGGCCTCATTGGTATGAAGTTAACACAACGCTTAATTCAAGAAGGGTATGAGGTTGCTGGTTTTACAACTTCGCAAAACGGTAAAGCACGCTTGGAACAACTCGGCGCAAAAGCCTGGATTGGTAATATCCTCGAGCCAAAAACAATAGAACCTGCATTGAGAGATTTCAAACCTGACGTCATCATGCATCAAATTACAGATTTAAAAAATGTCGATATGTCAGCAAATACAAAAGTTCGCGTTGAAGGCACTCGAAATTTAGTGGATCTGGCACTGAAATATAATATTCAGCATATCATTTCACAAAGTTTAGCCTTTATGTACGCACCTGGCGCCTCATTAGCAGATGAGCAGACGGCATTGGATACCGAATCTTCAGGAGATAGAAAAATAACCGTCGATGGTGTTATCGGTTTAGAAAAAGAAAGTCAGCGTTTATCACATGCTGTTATTCTTAGATACGGAATGATGTATGGTGAAGGGACTTGGTATGGAAAAGGAGGTATGATTTATAATCAATTTAAAGCAGGGAAAGCTCAAGTTTCAAAGGGTGTAACCTCTTTTGTTCATATTGAGGATACTGTAGAAGCAGCAGTTGCCGCACTTACGTTGGAGCCTGGTATTTATAATATTACAGATGATGAACCAGTTGGCGGTGAAGAATGGGCAAACTGGTATGCCCAACAGCTTCAAGTTTCACCAGAAATTGAATTCTTCCCTGCTCAACCTTTCGAACGTGGTGCAAGCAATCAAAAATATAAAGCACACCAGGGGACACTTCGTTATCCTTCTTGGCGTGATGGCATGGTCATAGATGAAAACTAA
- the panD gene encoding aspartate 1-decarboxylase gives MIRTMMNAKIHRARVTESNLNYVGSITIDADILDAVDILPNEKVAIVNNNNGARFETYVIAGERGSGKICLNGAASRLVEVDDVVIIMTYAQLNETELQTHAPKVAVMNEKNEIVQMIHEKENTIVM, from the coding sequence ATGATTAGAACTATGATGAACGCAAAAATTCATCGTGCACGTGTTACAGAATCAAATTTAAACTATGTCGGTAGCATTACAATTGATGCTGATATTCTTGATGCTGTAGATATTTTACCAAATGAAAAAGTCGCGATTGTAAATAATAATAATGGTGCACGTTTTGAGACATATGTCATCGCAGGAGAACGTGGGAGTGGCAAAATATGCTTGAATGGTGCCGCATCTCGATTGGTCGAAGTAGATGATGTGGTCATTATTATGACGTATGCACAACTTAACGAAACGGAATTACAAACACATGCACCAAAAGTTGCAGTGATGAATGAAAAAAATGAAATCGTGCAAATGATTCATGAAAAAGAAAATACAATTGTCATGTAA
- the panC gene encoding pantoate--beta-alanine ligase, translated as MTQVITTVKEMQQLMKQHQLKGRKIGFVPTMGALHDGHLTMMRQSITENDVTAISVFVNPLQFGPNEDFDAYPRQIDQDVAMVEAIGVDYVFYPTVEEMYPGEIGIHVTVGRLAEVLEGAQRPGHFDGVVTVVNKLFNIVHPDVAYFGKKDAQQLAIVEQMVLDFNHDVQIVGVDIVREADGLAKSSRNVYLTPEEREEAVHLHKSLELAKSLYQAGERNSSVIIDKVTQYLQMHTSGRVEEVAIYSYPELREQVMIEGRIFISLAVKFTQARLIDNIIIGDEQEK; from the coding sequence ATGACACAGGTCATTACAACAGTTAAAGAAATGCAACAATTGATGAAACAACATCAATTAAAAGGTCGGAAAATTGGTTTTGTGCCAACAATGGGCGCTTTACATGATGGACACTTAACCATGATGCGTCAATCGATAACGGAAAATGATGTGACAGCGATCAGTGTTTTTGTGAACCCTTTACAATTTGGACCTAATGAAGATTTTGATGCCTATCCTCGCCAAATTGACCAAGATGTGGCGATGGTAGAAGCAATTGGTGTGGATTATGTCTTTTATCCAACAGTCGAAGAAATGTATCCGGGAGAAATTGGCATCCATGTTACAGTGGGACGACTGGCAGAAGTTCTAGAAGGGGCACAACGCCCAGGCCACTTTGATGGCGTTGTGACAGTTGTAAACAAGTTATTTAATATCGTCCATCCTGACGTAGCTTATTTTGGTAAAAAAGATGCGCAACAATTGGCGATCGTAGAACAAATGGTATTAGATTTTAACCATGATGTTCAAATCGTTGGTGTAGATATCGTGCGAGAGGCTGATGGATTGGCTAAAAGTTCAAGAAATGTTTATCTCACACCGGAAGAACGTGAAGAAGCGGTTCATTTACACAAAAGTTTAGAACTCGCGAAATCGCTATATCAGGCGGGTGAGCGCAATAGTAGCGTTATTATAGATAAAGTGACACAATATCTTCAGATGCATACGAGTGGTCGTGTTGAAGAAGTTGCAATTTATAGCTACCCAGAATTGCGTGAACAAGTTATGATAGAAGGACGTATTTTTATATCATTAGCTGTGAAGTTTACACAAGCACGGCTAATCGATAATATCATTATTGGAGATGAACAAGAGAAATGA
- the panB gene encoding 3-methyl-2-oxobutanoate hydroxymethyltransferase, protein MKTLNNIQQMKRDGEKISMVTAYDYPSAKQVEAAQIDMILVGDSLGMTVLGYESTVDVTLEDMLHHSRAVRRGAPNTFVVVDMPFGSVGIDASTDIQNAIRLYQESHGNALKVEGAHLTPFMKQATQMGIPIVAHLGLTPQSVGVLGYKMRGTTKEAAQQLIEDAQAVEQAGAIALVLEAIPSDLAKVISEKLTIPVIGIGAGKDTDGQVLVYHDMLNYGVERQAKFVKQYEDFSIGMAALEKYNEEVKTGVFPSEAYTYKKQIMDEVEA, encoded by the coding sequence TTGAAAACTTTAAATAATATCCAACAAATGAAGCGTGACGGTGAAAAAATTTCAATGGTAACTGCTTATGATTATCCGAGCGCCAAACAAGTGGAAGCTGCTCAAATCGATATGATTTTAGTCGGTGATTCATTAGGAATGACAGTCCTCGGATATGAAAGTACAGTAGATGTTACTTTAGAAGATATGCTACATCATAGTCGTGCTGTTCGTCGCGGTGCACCCAACACATTTGTTGTAGTAGATATGCCTTTTGGTTCAGTAGGTATCGATGCTTCAACAGATATTCAAAATGCTATTCGATTATACCAAGAAAGTCATGGAAATGCTTTGAAAGTAGAGGGTGCGCATCTAACACCTTTTATGAAACAAGCGACACAAATGGGTATTCCGATTGTGGCACATTTAGGTTTAACACCCCAAAGCGTCGGTGTTTTAGGTTACAAAATGCGAGGGACAACAAAAGAAGCAGCACAGCAATTAATTGAAGATGCACAAGCTGTAGAACAAGCAGGAGCAATCGCACTCGTATTAGAAGCGATTCCGAGTGATCTTGCAAAAGTAATTTCAGAAAAACTTACGATTCCAGTTATTGGTATAGGTGCAGGTAAAGATACAGATGGTCAAGTGCTGGTTTATCACGATATGCTTAATTATGGCGTAGAAAGACAAGCGAAATTTGTAAAACAATACGAAGATTTCTCGATTGGTATGGCTGCGCTTGAAAAATATAATGAAGAAGTGAAAACAGGTGTCTTTCCTTCTGAAGCATACACTTATAAAAAACAAATTATGGATGAGGTAGAAGCATGA
- a CDS encoding oxidoreductase, translating into MTKIAVIGPGAVGASLTFALSHTFDVTLIGRQNQIIHFQESNAQVQQELTVRAIEAVQEPFDVIFIAVKTHQLADVIPELVHSTHANTLVILAQNGYGQLKQLADYHAYQAVVYISGQKQEQRVTHFRDYKLHIQADAHTEQLALQLKDAPLELVLENHIENAIWYKLIVNLGINTITALGRDTARVLHDDAMIQLCRHLLEEGTAVAQAESIQLDDNIVDAIMKIYAGYPDEMGTSMYYDIMQGQPLEVDAIQGYIYQRAQAHQIAVPYLETVYTLLAYQNAK; encoded by the coding sequence ATGACTAAAATTGCAGTAATAGGGCCTGGCGCTGTGGGGGCATCTCTTACCTTTGCACTTTCGCACACATTTGATGTCACGTTAATAGGACGTCAAAATCAAATCATTCATTTTCAAGAATCGAATGCGCAAGTCCAACAGGAACTGACTGTTCGGGCTATTGAAGCGGTACAAGAGCCGTTTGACGTGATTTTTATTGCTGTGAAAACGCATCAATTAGCCGATGTCATTCCAGAACTCGTCCATTCGACACATGCAAACACATTGGTGATCTTGGCACAAAACGGCTATGGTCAACTCAAACAATTAGCAGACTATCATGCTTATCAAGCTGTTGTTTACATTAGTGGTCAAAAACAAGAGCAACGTGTGACACACTTTAGAGACTATAAACTTCATATCCAAGCAGACGCTCATACAGAACAACTTGCTCTGCAACTAAAAGATGCCCCGTTAGAGCTCGTACTCGAAAATCATATTGAAAATGCGATATGGTATAAACTCATCGTAAATTTAGGAATTAATACTATAACCGCACTAGGCCGTGATACCGCACGTGTATTACATGATGATGCGATGATTCAACTTTGTCGACACTTATTAGAAGAAGGCACAGCCGTTGCGCAAGCTGAAAGCATTCAGTTGGATGACAATATCGTAGACGCCATTATGAAGATTTATGCCGGGTATCCTGATGAAATGGGAACAAGTATGTATTATGACATCATGCAAGGTCAACCTTTAGAAGTCGACGCCATTCAAGGTTATATTTATCAACGTGCTCAAGCACATCAAATAGCCGTTCCTTATCTTGAAACCGTTTATACACTACTTGCTTATCAAAACGCTAAGTAA
- a CDS encoding LytTR family DNA-binding domain-containing protein: MKVTITLNPAMAEDHIHITTKSMTPDLQKIVTEIQEDTPYLNVKTEDNAIYFVDITDIIAIYTERQKLKIITVIGTFTMVERLYKIKVKLPASFIQISKSELINLNYLNHIEITSSGSLKLVFKHDYLTYSSRRYVKSIKERLGL, encoded by the coding sequence ATGAAAGTTACCATTACGCTTAATCCAGCGATGGCAGAGGATCACATCCATATCACTACAAAGTCTATGACTCCTGATTTACAAAAAATAGTTACAGAAATTCAAGAAGATACGCCCTATTTGAATGTAAAAACAGAAGATAACGCCATTTACTTTGTAGATATAACAGATATTATTGCTATCTATACGGAGCGACAAAAACTTAAAATCATAACAGTAATTGGGACATTTACAATGGTAGAACGACTCTACAAAATTAAAGTTAAATTGCCTGCATCATTTATTCAGATTTCTAAAAGTGAGTTGATTAATCTCAACTATTTAAATCACATTGAAATCACATCTAGTGGTAGTTTAAAACTGGTTTTCAAGCACGACTATTTAACTTATTCCTCGCGCCGTTATGTGAAATCTATTAAAGAGAGGTTAGGTCTATGA
- a CDS encoding DUF3021 domain-containing protein, translated as MKTIKNGFCIGVTIGVLISIFISMIFSHHEYHPTNPISTIGEWYYQNFTEAQIMLIMMILWGIIGILFQWGAKIFEYEDTSLTKRTLRHFSFMFLLFLPLACLAGWFPLKITAFVFFCHYL; from the coding sequence ATGAAAACAATTAAAAATGGTTTTTGTATCGGAGTGACAATCGGTGTGTTAATTTCAATTTTCATTTCGATGATTTTTAGCCATCATGAATACCATCCTACAAATCCTATTTCTACAATTGGCGAGTGGTATTATCAAAATTTTACTGAAGCGCAAATCATGCTCATTATGATGATTCTATGGGGTATTATTGGTATCTTGTTTCAATGGGGTGCAAAAATATTCGAATACGAAGATACTTCATTAACAAAACGGACATTACGTCACTTTTCCTTTATGTTTTTACTTTTTCTTCCGCTCGCTTGCTTAGCAGGATGGTTCCCGTTAAAAATCACTGCCTTTGTATTTTTTTGCCATTATTTATAG
- a CDS encoding DUF3021 family protein, producing MYFFAIIYSFIYFIIWGINYLITKKEIQQINQSLQQRTHTPKK from the coding sequence TTGTATTTTTTTGCCATTATTTATAGCTTTATATATTTCATCATTTGGGGTATCAACTACTTAATAACTAAGAAAGAAATTCAACAAATTAATCAATCGTTACAACAAAGAACTCATACGCCTAAAAAGTAA
- a CDS encoding GNAT family N-acetyltransferase, producing MLRHRTDLTKDIQTLMLTADPNLEKVKAVFEAGKCYEWVEGKTLIGIAVVHERDTKAEIMNLSVASQFEGQGYARKILDTLTKIYADEGYHYLSIGTGNSSLRQLKIYQKNGFRIVAIQHDYFIRQGYAPIYEEGIQCRDMLVLEKELISSSNIS from the coding sequence ATGTTGCGCCATCGCACAGATTTAACAAAGGATATTCAAACATTAATGCTTACGGCTGATCCAAATCTTGAAAAAGTAAAAGCAGTATTTGAAGCGGGGAAGTGTTATGAATGGGTTGAAGGGAAGACGTTGATAGGTATTGCTGTGGTGCATGAGAGAGACACAAAAGCAGAGATTATGAATTTGAGTGTGGCGTCACAATTCGAAGGGCAAGGCTATGCGCGTAAAATCCTTGATACTTTGACAAAAATATACGCCGATGAAGGTTATCACTACTTAAGCATAGGTACAGGAAATTCAAGTTTAAGACAATTGAAAATTTACCAAAAAAATGGATTCCGAATTGTTGCTATACAACATGATTATTTTATCAGACAAGGTTATGCCCCTATTTATGAAGAAGGCATTCAATGTCGAGATATGCTAGTGTTAGAAAAAGAGCTTATATCATCGAGTAACATATCTTAA
- a CDS encoding antibiotic biosynthesis monooxygenase family protein: MILSHKDHLYQIEENDLTTTIYKNNDAKTYTAIENIGTLSPDHFCVMNYIKVARYSEAIFEERFLNRTSYLGETPGFVALRVLRPYDPQNHYIILSLWDDRDSFETWQMSSHYKSIYKEHHQLEGLNQEVIDLNASYLIKFDIY, encoded by the coding sequence ATGATACTCTCTCATAAAGATCACCTTTATCAGATTGAAGAAAATGATTTGACAACTACGATTTATAAAAATAATGATGCAAAAACATATACCGCCATTGAAAACATCGGTACCCTTTCACCAGACCATTTCTGTGTAATGAATTACATTAAGGTTGCTCGCTACAGTGAGGCTATCTTTGAGGAGCGTTTTCTTAATCGAACGTCCTACTTAGGTGAAACACCCGGGTTCGTCGCTCTGAGAGTACTGAGACCCTATGACCCACAAAATCACTACATTATTTTATCCTTATGGGATGACCGTGACAGTTTTGAAACGTGGCAAATGTCTTCACATTATAAAAGTATCTACAAAGAACATCATCAACTTGAAGGGCTCAATCAAGAGGTTATAGATTTAAACGCTTCATACCTCATTAAATTCGATATTTATTAA
- a CDS encoding ABC transporter ATP-binding protein — MLEVQNVTKSYRSGERRRKRQIVKSVSLKCDKGQSIAIIGESGSGKSTLARMILGIEKPDSGKVLLNGRDVCHRQVRLGKMSVVFQDYKSSLHPYFNVRQILREALRQCESPVSDKEAYMVDLLKSVGLDAQYLDKYPQMMSGGEAQRVAIARAISTKPDYIVLDEAISALDMSIQSQILDLLIHLRDVHQLSFIFITHDIQAAVYLCEDLVIFNDGQIQERLNRDTLNNVQHAYTRELFAKQFMN, encoded by the coding sequence ATGTTAGAAGTTCAAAATGTAACGAAATCATATCGTAGTGGTGAAAGACGACGTAAGCGTCAAATTGTAAAATCTGTTAGCCTTAAATGCGATAAAGGACAAAGTATTGCAATCATTGGTGAAAGTGGGAGTGGGAAATCCACTTTAGCACGCATGATTTTAGGCATTGAAAAACCAGATAGTGGAAAAGTATTACTCAATGGCCGTGATGTCTGTCACCGCCAAGTTAGATTGGGTAAAATGAGTGTTGTTTTCCAAGATTATAAATCATCTTTACACCCGTACTTCAATGTGAGGCAAATTTTAAGAGAAGCGTTACGGCAATGTGAATCACCTGTAAGCGATAAAGAGGCGTATATGGTCGATTTATTAAAAAGTGTTGGCCTAGATGCGCAATATCTTGATAAATACCCACAAATGATGTCTGGAGGAGAGGCACAACGCGTTGCCATTGCGAGAGCGATTAGCACGAAGCCCGATTATATTGTTTTGGACGAAGCAATCAGTGCATTAGATATGTCAATTCAATCACAGATTTTAGATTTGTTAATTCATTTAAGGGATGTTCATCAATTGAGCTTTATTTTTATTACACATGATATACAAGCAGCTGTATATCTATGTGAAGATTTAGTGATTTTTAACGATGGACAGATTCAAGAGCGATTGAATCGTGATACATTAAACAATGTGCAACACGCGTATACACGCGAACTTTTTGCAAAACAATTTATGAACTAG
- the cntD gene encoding staphylopine uptake ABC transporter ATP-binding protein CntD, translating to MQDTVMHVEDLTLIDDNTNDVLVHHCNFTLHRGEVIAIIGESGSGKSVTCKALLGINDRNIRMSGQVTFQDQNLHQASEQELRKIRGRRIAMIMQQGGTAFNPTFTVGTQMKMMLQQHRKMSKKEQTATLKHYFDMLGLRDFNRILKSYPHQLSGGMLQRLMIILALALKPDMIIADEPTTALDAITQYEVIEELREIKEKIGCAMLFVSHDLAVVKSIADTVLVMRHGDVVESGPAEQIFNQPQHEYTQFLIAARDRVSKHFKALRGDMTC from the coding sequence ATGCAAGATACTGTGATGCATGTAGAAGACTTAACATTAATTGATGACAACACAAACGATGTCTTAGTCCACCACTGTAATTTTACGTTACATCGCGGCGAGGTCATCGCGATTATCGGTGAGAGTGGGAGTGGAAAATCGGTTACGTGTAAAGCTTTATTAGGTATCAATGATCGAAATATACGAATGAGTGGCCAAGTTACTTTCCAAGATCAAAATCTTCATCAAGCCTCCGAACAGGAACTTCGAAAAATAAGAGGTCGACGTATTGCGATGATTATGCAACAGGGCGGGACGGCATTTAATCCGACTTTCACGGTTGGGACACAAATGAAAATGATGTTGCAACAGCATCGAAAAATGTCTAAAAAAGAGCAAACAGCCACGTTAAAACATTATTTTGACATGTTGGGGTTAAGAGATTTTAACCGTATTTTAAAATCTTATCCCCATCAATTGTCTGGCGGCATGTTGCAACGGCTGATGATTATTCTTGCCCTTGCACTCAAACCGGATATGATTATTGCTGATGAGCCTACAACAGCTTTAGATGCAATTACGCAGTATGAAGTCATTGAAGAACTACGCGAAATTAAAGAAAAAATTGGCTGTGCCATGCTTTTTGTTTCGCATGACTTAGCAGTGGTTAAAAGTATTGCCGATACGGTCCTTGTTATGCGTCATGGAGATGTCGTTGAGTCTGGGCCTGCGGAACAAATTTTTAATCAACCGCAACATGAGTATACGCAGTTTTTAATTGCGGCACGAGATCGCGTTTCAAAGCATTTTAAGGCGCTAAGAGGTGATATGACATGTTAG
- the cntC gene encoding staphylopine uptake ABC transporter permease subunit CntC, translated as MIVFQRLLKDTGAKWALAIIAMYLLLGVFAPFVTPYPPNEVDIDNKFAGMSFAHWLGTDHLGRDILTRIIFAIRPSFILVLFALICSVFIGTVLGFISGYFGKWVDAIIMRACDIMLSFPTYVMTLALIGVLGIGLKSIIVALIVTRWAWFCRIIRTSVMQYRDSDDVKFARTIGLSHSRIIATHILPRTLADIAIISTSSMVSMILQISGFSFLGLGVKAPTAEWGMMMNEARKVMFSHPELMFAPGITIIIIVLAVNFLSDALQIAIDPKLSKQQMKQRIKKGWI; from the coding sequence ATGATTGTCTTTCAAAGGTTATTAAAAGATACAGGCGCAAAATGGGCATTGGCAATTATCGCTATGTATTTATTGCTCGGCGTTTTTGCACCTTTTGTCACACCTTATCCGCCGAATGAAGTTGATATTGATAATAAATTTGCAGGAATGTCATTCGCACATTGGCTCGGTACAGATCATTTAGGTCGTGATATTTTAACGCGTATTATTTTCGCGATTCGACCGAGCTTTATTTTAGTTTTATTTGCACTTATATGTTCAGTATTCATAGGCACGGTTTTAGGCTTCATTTCAGGTTACTTCGGTAAGTGGGTTGATGCGATCATTATGCGTGCTTGCGACATCATGCTATCGTTTCCAACCTATGTCATGACGTTAGCACTCATCGGCGTGCTGGGCATTGGTTTGAAAAGTATTATCGTAGCGCTCATTGTGACACGTTGGGCATGGTTTTGCCGTATCATTCGGACGAGTGTTATGCAGTATAGAGACTCAGATGATGTGAAATTTGCACGGACAATTGGTTTATCACACAGTCGTATTATTGCGACCCATATTTTGCCACGAACTTTAGCAGATATTGCGATTATTTCAACAAGTTCAATGGTATCCATGATATTACAAATTTCCGGATTTTCATTTTTAGGATTAGGTGTCAAGGCGCCTACTGCGGAATGGGGCATGATGATGAATGAAGCACGAAAAGTCATGTTCAGTCACCCAGAGCTTATGTTTGCACCAGGTATTACGATTATTATTATCGTATTAGCTGTCAACTTTTTATCTGATGCATTACAAATTGCAATCGATCCTAAGTTGTCTAAACAACAAATGAAGCAACGGATTAAGAAAGGGTGGATATAA
- the opp1B gene encoding nickel/cobalt ABC transporter permease, which produces MVYSVIKRLLLTVPLLIVISFLTFALTHLSNEDPAVVILHAQEVPNISQSLIEQTREKYGLNDPFIVQYWEWFKSAVQLKFGHSFVTGEDVSLRLWPAFFNTLKLTLVSSVVIILLSMLLGILTALFRGTWFDRVTRSTAFVLTAIPSYWLAAILIIFVSVKLNILPTSGLTGPESYILPVLVITLGYTGIYFRNVRSAVIQQLDQDYVLYMRAMGVPTSKLLLYVARNAMQVVVSIFCMSIPLILGGSVVIENVFAWPGMGQLSVKAVLEQDFPIIQAYVLVVSVLFILFNTLADVINMWLNPRLREEG; this is translated from the coding sequence ATGGTATACAGTGTAATCAAACGTTTGTTACTGACCGTACCATTGTTAATTGTGATTAGCTTTCTCACATTTGCTTTAACCCATTTGTCGAATGAAGATCCAGCTGTAGTTATTTTACATGCACAAGAAGTTCCAAATATTTCACAAAGTTTGATTGAGCAAACACGTGAAAAATATGGGCTAAATGACCCCTTTATTGTTCAATACTGGGAGTGGTTCAAATCGGCAGTACAGTTAAAGTTTGGTCATAGTTTTGTGACCGGCGAAGATGTGAGTTTAAGATTATGGCCAGCATTTTTTAACACGCTTAAATTAACACTCGTATCAAGTGTAGTCATTATTCTATTATCTATGTTACTTGGTATTTTAACTGCTTTATTTCGTGGGACATGGTTCGACCGTGTCACACGAAGTACAGCATTTGTTTTAACTGCAATCCCTTCATATTGGCTTGCAGCGATTTTAATTATTTTTGTTTCGGTCAAACTAAACATACTTCCAACATCAGGATTGACAGGACCAGAAAGTTATATCCTACCCGTACTTGTGATTACGTTAGGATATACAGGGATATATTTTAGAAATGTGCGCAGTGCCGTTATTCAACAATTGGATCAAGATTATGTCTTATATATGCGTGCAATGGGTGTACCAACATCTAAACTTTTGCTGTATGTTGCACGTAATGCGATGCAAGTCGTTGTCTCTATCTTTTGTATGTCTATACCATTGATTTTAGGTGGTTCGGTCGTGATAGAGAATGTCTTTGCATGGCCGGGTATGGGGCAGTTAAGCGTGAAAGCCGTACTTGAACAAGACTTTCCAATTATCCAAGCTTATGTGCTTGTTGTTTCTGTCTTATTTATACTTTTTAATACACTTGCAGATGTCATCAATATGTGGCTGAATCCAAGGTTAAGGGAGGAAGGCTAA
- the cntL gene encoding staphylopine biosynthesis enzyme CntL has protein sequence MIDMQQEIKQFEAQLENYAQQFEQLYEKAQASEQAVCDLEQLVDDYSAYILDEQQAQVYQQWYTHPESNTQLIHVLAEITSRCVKLMESTRARRLISGNAGSSGYFENIEHCIVEEFGQFEIKPEDTVLLVGSGAYPMTLVQIAQETGANVIGIDIDEDAVNYGQKVIEILAPNEAIEIHRKNVNELEAIRDVTHIIFSSTVKMKYDILAELYELTNRDVVVSMRYGNDLKSIFNYPKQDTYSQHWTCVADITQPDQIFDIALYQKANERGAS, from the coding sequence ATGATCGACATGCAACAAGAGATTAAACAATTTGAAGCGCAGTTAGAAAACTATGCGCAACAATTCGAGCAATTATACGAAAAAGCACAAGCAAGCGAACAGGCAGTATGCGATTTAGAACAATTGGTTGATGATTACAGTGCTTATATTCTTGATGAGCAACAAGCACAAGTATATCAACAGTGGTATACACATCCAGAATCTAATACACAGTTGATTCACGTATTAGCGGAGATTACTTCACGTTGCGTGAAACTAATGGAATCCACACGTGCACGTCGATTAATATCAGGAAATGCAGGTTCATCAGGCTATTTTGAAAATATAGAGCACTGTATTGTAGAAGAATTTGGCCAGTTTGAAATTAAACCGGAAGATACGGTATTACTCGTAGGTTCTGGCGCGTATCCGATGACGCTCGTTCAGATTGCACAAGAAACAGGTGCTAATGTGATTGGTATCGATATTGATGAAGATGCCGTAAACTATGGCCAAAAAGTGATTGAAATCTTAGCGCCGAATGAAGCTATTGAGATCCATCGTAAAAATGTGAATGAGTTAGAGGCGATTCGAGATGTGACGCATATCATTTTCAGCTCTACAGTTAAAATGAAATATGACATTCTTGCAGAGCTTTATGAGTTAACAAATCGAGATGTTGTTGTTTCTATGCGTTATGGAAATGACTTAAAATCTATCTTTAACTATCCAAAACAGGACACATATTCACAGCATTGGACATGTGTGGCTGATATTACGCAACCCGATCAGATTTTTGATATTGCACTTTATCAAAAAGCAAATGAAAGGGGCGCATCGTAA